CTTCTTGTAATCttcaagctcctcctccagcttctCAATAAACTGGCTGGTATGCTCAAGGGATTGTAGATATCTATATTTCTCTAAGGCCTATGGTGAACGAAAAAATATCATCATTACATAAAGGCCTTAAATAAAACTGAGTAAATTAGAttgatgtgtatatatatataaaaaaacaaccaGGTATATTTGGACATCAAGCTGCATAGGCTACTGTAGCACAAAATGACTAGCTTTAGTTACCTTCAGCTTTGAAAGTGTATCAGGAGGTGACATCACCTTTGGTTGCACATAGTTCTTCCCCCGATAAAAGATAATTGTATTATTGGGTTTAATATCAATGACTGCCTTTGCTGGCCTTGTCAATTCCTCAGCATACTCGTAAGCTTGGCCAGGCCGACAAGGCTTGCAAACCACCTTCACGGTCTCATGATTCTTCCAATGGAGGTGCATGTTGAGAACCACACCACCAAAAACCCCTCTCCTCCCAACAGGAACataattcttcttcttctccccagTTCGCTTGAGATAAAACTTCTCCTCCTCAGTAAGAATCTCAGGGTCATGAACTGGCTCCGGTGTCCTCGGGACCTCATACTTCCTCAGCTTCTCAATCAACCATTCCTCCTTCCTCTTAGCCTAAATTTCCACGAAACAACTTGTCAATGCAGCTATAATCCTAGTAAATCAACAAATCCATTGGCGAGCTAGCACAAACAACGCACCAGAATATAGTGAAGTTCAGACCTTTTCAAGCTTGTATCTGATCCTAACTTCGGGGTTGggtgacttcatcttcttcttggccTTGAGGCGGTACCACTTGAGCTGGTTGACCTTGGCCTTCCTCGACATCTTCTTCTTTGGAGGCGACTGCTGCCTCCCCTTCTGCTTGGCGACGCCCATGCTGCCGACCCCGAACCTCGCAAACTTGCCATCCGTATCGAGCGTGATCGCCGTGCTCCCGCACCTCATGGGCTGCTGGAACCACGGCCTCCACCTCCGCCGGTGTACCTCTGGCCCAAACCATCCCCACAAACGCTCGAACGACGCAGCAGGAGATGAGGAAGAGGAGCCGCACATTCGATGCCACGAATCGCTGAAAAATAAACAGCCAGTTCGGCGAAGATTAGACCGAGCACGGAAACGGCGATTGAGCTGGAGAGGGGCGAGGGGGCTAACCGAATCTGAATGGAGGCCAGAAACGCGACGGAGCCGACGGGTCGCCACCGTAGGATCCGCGGCGCGAGGGCCGCCATGGCAACAGGCACTAGCCCGGCGGCCGAGGAGGATGGGCCCGCCGGCCACCGACCGCTGAGGGTTTTAGGCCTCGAAATGTGAGGTTTGCGTGCGCTAGGTCGACAGCGAGGGCACGATCAGCCGCGGCGGCGAAGGGGCGGGCTGCGGGTGGCACGGCGGCCGCCAGGGCGCAAAGAATTAGGCCTGTAAACAGGTCACATTTCCACCAATCTCTCAATCGCCAATTTTAGGCATATGAAAACCTTCGTCTCTAACTCATCCCTTTGTTCGCCAATTTTAGGCATATGAAAACTTCCATCAGAACTAGAAGAATGCAACCCTCCAACTCATCCCTTTGTTCGGACTTTTCTCCTTCAGAAGAAGAATCTCCCTCGTCAGCCATCTGTAACCAAATgtatttcataaaaaaaaaaatcagaatcaCTTAATAAAAGAGATCATAACTAACAGGATGAATCAGCTGACAGTATAGTTCCTTCTTATAATTTCATAACTAATTAATCCAACCTAACAGAATATACAATCCAAAAGAATCAACAAATGCACAGATTGTTCAAAAAGATCACTGGTGGTAGCCTATCAGTGGCCAATCCCTGGAACTCAGCTGCTATCTGTCAACGCACTGAGGCACCATCTATCTGAATCTATCACGCTCTTTCTGCTCACCAGGAATTGCCAATGTAGAGTAATAATCCCCAATTCATAGCAACAAGCATCTAAAAATGCAGTAACAGATGAGACAAAGTCGCCGAACAGCACGGCAAGCACGGGGGGCAAAGGAGCAGCAAAAGGAGGGCGGTGGCGGTCATCAGGGCCAGGACGTCGAGcggcgacgacgagggagacggggTCGGAGCCGAGGACGGTGAACCAGCGCCGGTCGCGCACGACAGCGAGGAAATTGGGGACGCCATGCAGGGTAGGCAAGGACGAACGACAGAGCACGCTTTCAGAAAAGAGAAGACCTAGAGAACTACTC
This genomic stretch from Miscanthus floridulus cultivar M001 unplaced genomic scaffold, ASM1932011v1 fs_159_2_3, whole genome shotgun sequence harbors:
- the LOC136530582 gene encoding uncharacterized CRM domain-containing protein At3g25440, chloroplastic-like, with the protein product MAALAPRILRWRPVGSVAFLASIQIRDSWHRMCGSSSSSPAASFERLWGWFGPEVHRRRWRPWFQQPMRCGSTAITLDTDGKFARFGVGSMGVAKQKGRQQSPPKKKMSRKAKVNQLKWYRLKAKKKMKSPNPEVRIRYKLEKAKRKEEWLIEKLRKYEVPRTPEPVHDPEILTEEEKFYLKRTGEKKKNYVPVGRRGVFGGVVLNMHLHWKNHETVKVVCKPCRPGQAYEYAEELTRPAKAVIDIKPNNTIIFYRGKNYVQPKVMSPPDTLSKLKALEKYRYLQSLEHTSQFIEKLEEELEDYKKHVALFKNREGVAYEKISNEDTTAVDPATTSDSK